The sequence TTCTTTGAAGAAGGTCGTCCCCATGATAGAGGACTTCTCCTTTAGAGATTTTGGCGTTAGAAGCCAACAATTGTAGAACGGCACGAACTGTAACGGACTTACCAGAACCAGATTCACCAACAATAGCTAAGGTTTCACCGGCATTTAAATGGAAGTTAACACCACGAATGGCATGGACAGTACCGTTATAGGTATCAAAGTCTACATGTAAATCTTTTACTTCTAGAATTTTTTCCATTTCGATTTCTCCTTAGTTAATGATCAGATGATTGTGGGTCAAAGGCATCACGTAGACCATCACCAAGAAGGTTAGTGGCAATCATGATAATACTCAAGATAATAGCTGGAGCCCACATTTGATAAGGTAAGAATCTGAAGGCTTTTTGACCATCTGATAAAAGTGTACCTAATGATGCATTTGGTGCAGGAATACCAATACCAATGAAACTTAGGAAAGCTTCAAAGAAAATGGCATTCGGAATTGTAAACATTGTTTGAATAATAATTGTTGAGGATAGGTTAGGAATCAAGTGCTTTGTAGCAATCTTAGTTGATGATTCACCAAGCGTTCTAGCAGCTAAGATATATTCTTGCTCCTTTAACTGGAAGGTCTGAGCACGCACCAGACGCGCCATTGTAACCCAACCAGTAATCGCAATCGCAATAACGATAGATGTTAGACCTGGTTTTAAAACGATCATCATCAAGATAACAACGATCAAGTTAGGAATTGATGAAACAATTTCAACGATACGTTGCATGAATGTATCAGTTTTGCCACCTTTCCAACCAGAAACGATACCATAAGGTACCCCGATTAGAAGGTCAACTAATGTAGCAAGAACGGCAACGACTAGTGAAAGTCTAGTACCGTAGATGATTCTTGAAAGAAGATCACGGCCAAGGTAATCAGTACCTAGAAGATAGAAAGAATCTTTAGGAGCACCAGCTTGCTTATAAGCATCGACCATGTGACCACCCATGTTTTGATAACCATTGAATCCTGGGATGTTCAATTGACCTAGTTTAGGAGGCAAGTTAGACATAGTAACTTGTTGAGCATTAGGATTATGTGGCGCGATGATTGGGGCAAAGACAGAGATTACAACGATAATTGATAACAATGTCAAGCAGACAACAGCGACTTTGTTTTTGAACAGACGACGGCGAACATCTTGCATATAAGTTAGTGAAGGAGTACCAAGCTTTTCTTGTTCTTTGTTGTTATCATCATGAACTAATTTAAATTTTTCCTTAGGAATTTGAGGAATTTGTTCCATTATTCTTTACCTCCGTTTCCTAGTCTAATTCTTGGATCGATTAGTCCATAAAGGATATCGACGATCAAGTAAACTATGATTAATAAGAATGAATAGAAGATTGTAAGACCCATGATAGTAGGGTAGTCATTTGTAGTAATTGATTTAACGAATTGTTCACCAATACCAGGAATTGAGAAGATGTTCTCAACAACCATGGAACCAGTCATAACAGAAACTGCCATTGGACCGATGATAGTAACAACTGGGATCAATGAATTACGTAGAGCGTGTTTTGTAACAACTTTCCAGTTAGAGTTACCTTTTGATTTGGCTAATTCGATATAGTCACTACTCAAAACGTCCACCATTTCAGTTCTCATGAAACGAGCAACAGTACCTAATGGCAATGCAGCTAGAGCAATTGTTGGAAGGACACTTGATTGGAAGTTGTCCCATAGAGCAACTGGGTAAATCTTCCACTTGTAGGCTAGGTAGAACTGAAGTAAAACGGCTAAAACGAAAGATGGAATTGATAGACCAAGAATTGAAACGAATGTTGCAAGTGTATCAACCCATGTGTTTTTACGAATAGCGGCAACGGCACCAAGTAGGATACCGAAGATAGTACCAACGATCATAGCTTGAGCACCAATTTGCATTGATGGAGCAAGTCTTTGACCGATTAATAATGTAACGGGTTCATTGTTGAATTGGAAGGAAGTACCAAGATTTCCTTGTAATAACCCACCGAGATAACGAACATATTGAACAAATACTGATTGATCCAATCCATATTGGGCTTTAACGATCTTCAATTGTTCCGCGGACATACGGTTCTGGTTAGAGAACGGTGTACCAGGAAGCATCTTCATCAGGAAGAAAGTTATTGTCGCAATAATGAAGAGGGTCAAGAATAAATAAAAAATTCTTCTGAGAATATATTTAGTCATTATTTAATCTCCCTCACCTTTAGTTATTTTTTGTAGACAGTGACAAGGTTGTAACTACCATTTGGTGTCATACGGTAATTCTTGACGTTAGTTCTAGTCAAGTTGGCTTGATATGATTGATACAAAGGAACGACCCCTTCGTCATCGGCTAAAATCTTAGCTGCTTGAAGAAGGTCTTGCCATCTAGCATCTTCATCAGTAGCATCAGTTGTCTTAGATCTGTCGATCAATTCATCGTATTCTTTATTAGAATATTTACCATTATTTTGTGAGTTGGTTGTTGTGAATAGATCCAAGAATGTAACAGGATCTGGATAATCGGCATTCCAACCAGTAACAACGATATCGAATTGACCATTAGTTGATTTATCTAGACGTGACTTAAATGGAACGTTTTGAAGTGTGATCTTCAATCCAGGTAAGTTCTTTTCTAGTTGACCTTGAAGGTATTCGTTTTGTTTCTTAGCACCATCAGTATCATCACCTAGAAGGGTAAAGCTGAGATCTTTTTGACCGGTTTCTTTAATACCTTCCTTCCAAAGTTTCTTAGCTTCGGTTGGATTGTATTCAGTGTATTTATTTGAAGATTGAAGCATCTTTTCTTTAGTAAAGTCGACCTTAGTTGTAGGGTTGTATGACATACCTACTGGAACCATTGTGTGTTCAATACCACCAGTTTTACCAAGAACGTTGTTAGTTAATTGATTACGATTGATAGACATTGAGATAGCTTGTCTGATCTTAGGATTCTTAAAGAATTTGTATTTCTTTTGGTTAAATTCAAGATAGAAGTTACCTGTTTGTTTATCCATTGAGAATGTCTTGTAGTTTGAAACTTGACGAGCAGTGTCGCCACCAAGTTTTTCTAGACGGTTGATACGGTTAGTATCGTAAAGATTCAAACCAGTATTAGCATCCTTAACAACGTAATACTTTACTTTCTTTAATTTAACGGCTTTAGCATTCCAATATGAGTTGTTCTTAACTTCAGTCCAACTGTTACTTGAAACAGACCAGTTAACTAGTTTGAAAGGTCCATTGAAGACCATTCCTTTACTCTTCAAACCATATTGTTTACCAGCTTTTTCTACTGCTGGTTTGTATTGTGGGTAGAAAGTAGAACTAGCCATCAAAGTATTAAAGTATGGGATGGCATCTTCCAAAGTAACTTGAAGAGTGTATTTATCCAAAGCTTTGATACCTAATGAATTTACAGGTTTCTTACCAGCACTGATCTTATCAGCGTTTTTAATACCGGTATAAATATAGGCATATTGTGAAGCAGTCTTTGGATCAACGGTTCTTCTCCATGCATAAACGAAATCGTTAGCAGTTACGGGTTTGCCGTTTGACCACTTAGTATGTCTTAGATGGAAAGTATAGACCTTACCACCATCAGTAGGTTTAACGACTTTCTTAGCTATGGCAGGTTGTAATTCTTTACCATCATATCTGTAAAGACCTTCCATAGTGTTAGTTAAATTTTGAGCTCCGATAACATCGGTGTTCATAGATGAATCCATTGTTGCAATAACATCACTAGAACTGATTGAGAGGGTATCTTTGCTATCTTTTTCAGCGGAAGAACCACAGCCACTCAGAACTAATGCGAATAGAAATATCGGTAACAATGCAAGTAAATACTTCTTCTTGAATTTCATTGTTTAACCTCCCTAAAGTAATTATTCTTAGAATAAACTAATGAATATTAAAACACAATGCCCTTAATTAGAAAAATTCTAATGTTTATAAAATAATAATACATTATGGACAAAAATGCAAAAAAAAACAGAGAAATCTGTTATTCAGACATCTCTGTTTTGATATATTTATTAAACTTTTCTAATTCTGTGGGACTTAAATTAGCAGTAATCAAAGAACCATCATTCGTGAACTCTTTTTTGAGTACTTGGGAGTTTTGTAAAATTTCTTCTGTAATCTTTTGGTCGCTGTAAGGTACTAGTAAATCGGCCTTTTGATAATTATTGAAGATTTTTAATTTAATCAAATCGACTAATTTTTCGATCGATTCTTTATCAAGGGCTGAATAATAGATATTATCACCCTCAATAGTAGGGAATTGTTGACCTTTTTTTAGATCAGCTTTGTTGAAAGCATAAATCATTGGCTTATCAGTTACGCCAATCTCTTTTAAAGTTTTTTCCGTAACATCGATCATGTTCTTCCAATGCTCATCGCTGACATCAATAACTTGAATCAAAAGGTCAGCTGCTTGGGCTTCTTTCAAAGTAGTCTTGAAAGATTCAACTAAGTTGTGAGGTAGCTTGCTAACAAAGCCAACTGTATCGGAAAGTAGAAAACTTGTATTGTCTTCCAAGTCGATTCGTCTAACGCTAGTATCCAAAGTGGCAAAAAGCATATTTTTTTCAAAAACTTTGCGGTCTTGGGAGTCTTCTTTGTTAAAATTCAACAATCCATTCATTGTCGTTGATTTACCAGCATTCGTATAACCAACTAGAGAAACTAATGGTAAAGAAGTATTAGTTCGACGTCTACTTTGAACATTAATTGTCTTATCGACCGTTTTAAGTTCGTTACGTAGAGCGGTGATTCGTTTTCTGATAACTCGACGATCAAGTTCTAGTTTTGATTCACCAGCACCACGGTTAGCCAAACCACCGGAAGCGGATTGTTGATCCAAAGGATTACCTGATGGATGAATTCTTGGCAACTGATATTGGAGTTTAGCAATTTCAACTTGCAGCTTAGCTTGTTTAGTTTGAGCTCTAGTCGAGAAAACTTGTAAAATCAATTCGGTTCGATCCATGAAACTTAATTTAGTTTCTTTTTCAAGGTTACGGATTTGTGAAGGTGTCAATTCGTCATTTAAAACGACAATTTGTACATCGTCCGCATTGGCAATTTCTTTGATCTCGTGAACTTTACCAGAACCAAAGTAAGTAGCCCCACTGACAGTATCGGCATTTTGGATAATTGTATCGGCAACTTCCATATTATTGGCTTCGACTAATGAAGCTAGTTCTTGCATCGTATATTCAAAATCAGCTTGTAAGTGGCTGACTCCGGCAACGATGACACGTGTCTTTTCAAAAGTTAAGTTAGATTCTTTCATGTTTCCTCCTGGTGGCACTAATTACCCCAGGGTAACAATGCCATTTTTTTATAAATTATTTGCAATGATATTAATTTTTGTACTCATGATGAAATACCATCCTTTCAGTAAACTGTTTAAATAATAACATGGAAGACATTTTGAAGCTATATAATAGGTAGAAATAGCTTTTTATTACATTAAAGGATTGCGGTCATTTTCTTTCTTGGGTTTTGGTTTGTGGAATAAACTGAGTAGGAAGAATACTATTGCGGCAATGATGAAGATAGCATCGATTAAGAGCCAAGTTGACTCGGTTGAATGATCGATGAAAATAATGCCAACTACTAACATGGCAACACCGTACCAGAAATTGATTGTCTTATAAAATTGTTTATTCATGATTTCTCCTGATAATTAATAAAATGTATACGTTTTATTATACACCAGACAATCGTACAAAAATGGTATCTATTCTAGGCAAAATCAGTTATATTAATATACGGGTGAAAATACAAATGGATAATTCAAAACAAAAATTATTGCTGTCGTTATTAGTTGAGTTCGAGAAGTCTTTTAGCAAGCAAATTAATGAATCAGTAATTAATCAAGAAATTGAGCAGTTAGTAACTGACTCAGTTCAAGAACTTTCCAATAAACAATATCGTGGTTCACTCTTTGACAAGCGAGTTAACGAATTGATTAAATCCGTCAACCATGCTAAAAATGATGAACATTTAATTTTTAATGATTATTCGAGACGTCTCTGGGAACAAATTTCTCAGATTTCTCAACGAACGACTAGTTTCGAGACGGCCTATTCTTTAATAGATATTCTTAATTCAAAAAATGCTTCCCTACGATTGTAGGAGAAGCATTTTTTGTTATTCACTAATGAATTTTAGATTTTCTTCTGACAAATTAACTTTTGAAGGTTTGAATTCGTTTAAAAATAATCTTAATTTAGCGAGGGTAGTCTGTGGATGTGTGAAATAGTCTTTAGAAATATCCAAATTGATCTTAGTTTTATCATCTAGGATGATTTGGATTTTGACAGGACTGTTGATCATCAGAAATAATCCATACATTAAACTACCTTCTTCAGCTGCAATGAATTGAGCGGTTAAATTAGTGTAAGTTGGCGGTAAACCAGTAATGGTTATTTCTTTGATTTTGGCCTTATCGATTACTTTCATCGGTAATTTGGCGGGCGATATCATGGCAATGATGCGATTCATAGTTTTGGTTATATCGCTATAACGAATAAATTCCGAACTGGACTCCCAATAATTGAAGATAGTCGGTAGAAAAAGAAGATAATGTCCAAGAAACATAACACTAAACATGATGATTCCAACTTCGACACCAAGAATTAATGAAATATTGGAGCCAAATAAAATCCCAACTGTTAGTCCCGTTAATAAGCTCAAACCTAGCGGTCGGTAGTTGACTTTTTTTCCAAATTTTAACATGATACATCATTCTTTCTTATGTATCCATTCCCAATTTAATTGTTAATATAACATGCTTTTTATCAAATGTTATAAATGTGTCGTGGACGAATTGTACTAAAAAATAAATATGAGCAATCGACATCAATCGGTTGCTTTTTTATTTGCTCTGTTATACTGTATTAGTGTACTAGAACAGTAAGAAGGTGAAGAGATGGAATATATCGACAGCATACCAATTTATTTACAGATCAAGGATATTTTGTATCGCAAGATCGTCAGTAATGAGTATGAACTTGGATCACAGCTTCCTTCTGTTAGACAGTTGGCAGTTCAATTTTCTGCAAATACTAATACCGTTCAAAAATCGCTTAAAGAGATG comes from Companilactobacillus pabuli and encodes:
- a CDS encoding ABC transporter permease, whose protein sequence is MEQIPQIPKEKFKLVHDDNNKEQEKLGTPSLTYMQDVRRRLFKNKVAVVCLTLLSIIVVISVFAPIIAPHNPNAQQVTMSNLPPKLGQLNIPGFNGYQNMGGHMVDAYKQAGAPKDSFYLLGTDYLGRDLLSRIIYGTRLSLVVAVLATLVDLLIGVPYGIVSGWKGGKTDTFMQRIVEIVSSIPNLIVVILMMIVLKPGLTSIVIAIAITGWVTMARLVRAQTFQLKEQEYILAARTLGESSTKIATKHLIPNLSSTIIIQTMFTIPNAIFFEAFLSFIGIGIPAPNASLGTLLSDGQKAFRFLPYQMWAPAIILSIIMIATNLLGDGLRDAFDPQSSDH
- the opp3b gene encoding oligopeptide ABC transporter permease, with the translated sequence MTKYILRRIFYLFLTLFIIATITFFLMKMLPGTPFSNQNRMSAEQLKIVKAQYGLDQSVFVQYVRYLGGLLQGNLGTSFQFNNEPVTLLIGQRLAPSMQIGAQAMIVGTIFGILLGAVAAIRKNTWVDTLATFVSILGLSIPSFVLAVLLQFYLAYKWKIYPVALWDNFQSSVLPTIALAALPLGTVARFMRTEMVDVLSSDYIELAKSKGNSNWKVVTKHALRNSLIPVVTIIGPMAVSVMTGSMVVENIFSIPGIGEQFVKSITTNDYPTIMGLTIFYSFLLIIVYLIVDILYGLIDPRIRLGNGGKE
- a CDS encoding peptide ABC transporter substrate-binding protein, producing the protein MKFKKKYLLALLPIFLFALVLSGCGSSAEKDSKDTLSISSSDVIATMDSSMNTDVIGAQNLTNTMEGLYRYDGKELQPAIAKKVVKPTDGGKVYTFHLRHTKWSNGKPVTANDFVYAWRRTVDPKTASQYAYIYTGIKNADKISAGKKPVNSLGIKALDKYTLQVTLEDAIPYFNTLMASSTFYPQYKPAVEKAGKQYGLKSKGMVFNGPFKLVNWSVSSNSWTEVKNNSYWNAKAVKLKKVKYYVVKDANTGLNLYDTNRINRLEKLGGDTARQVSNYKTFSMDKQTGNFYLEFNQKKYKFFKNPKIRQAISMSINRNQLTNNVLGKTGGIEHTMVPVGMSYNPTTKVDFTKEKMLQSSNKYTEYNPTEAKKLWKEGIKETGQKDLSFTLLGDDTDGAKKQNEYLQGQLEKNLPGLKITLQNVPFKSRLDKSTNGQFDIVVTGWNADYPDPVTFLDLFTTTNSQNNGKYSNKEYDELIDRSKTTDATDEDARWQDLLQAAKILADDEGVVPLYQSYQANLTRTNVKNYRMTPNGSYNLVTVYKK
- the hflX gene encoding GTPase HflX — its product is MKESNLTFEKTRVIVAGVSHLQADFEYTMQELASLVEANNMEVADTIIQNADTVSGATYFGSGKVHEIKEIANADDVQIVVLNDELTPSQIRNLEKETKLSFMDRTELILQVFSTRAQTKQAKLQVEIAKLQYQLPRIHPSGNPLDQQSASGGLANRGAGESKLELDRRVIRKRITALRNELKTVDKTINVQSRRRTNTSLPLVSLVGYTNAGKSTTMNGLLNFNKEDSQDRKVFEKNMLFATLDTSVRRIDLEDNTSFLLSDTVGFVSKLPHNLVESFKTTLKEAQAADLLIQVIDVSDEHWKNMIDVTEKTLKEIGVTDKPMIYAFNKADLKKGQQFPTIEGDNIYYSALDKESIEKLVDLIKLKIFNNYQKADLLVPYSDQKITEEILQNSQVLKKEFTNDGSLITANLSPTELEKFNKYIKTEMSE